The following are encoded together in the Panicum virgatum strain AP13 chromosome 6K, P.virgatum_v5, whole genome shotgun sequence genome:
- the LOC120712818 gene encoding wall-associated receptor kinase 3-like: MWRETPCNYVTVMESAAFNFSTAYLTSTEFFDRDDSRVPVVMEWAVSRNTCEEARINTTSYACVSDNSYCFINDAGYACNCSLGYKGNPYTVDGCTDINECLDNVTYPCAGICKNTPGSFTCSGPRGDSMVGGVCVKDRRMSIIWIAPVVGTSLLLLSLGGPFIVRKIKQQKVNKMKQKNFNQNHGLLLQQLVSHNSDIGERMIITLRELEKATNNFDRARVVGGGGHGVVFKGILDLHVVAIKKSKIVVQREIDEFINEVAVLSQVNHRNVVRLLGCCLETEVPWLVYEFISNGTLYNHLHVEGPISLLWVDRIRIALEVARALSYLHSAASMPIFHRDIKSSNILLDDSLTAKVSDFGASRYIPIDQTGVTTVIQGTLGYLDPMYHYTGRLTDKSDVFSFGVLLVELLTRKQPFMYRSNGGDNLVSHFEKMLATNNLVDIIDPQVMNEADADLREVATLAAICTKLRGEDRPTMREVEMKLENLSTKQKLVPGITTTRRNDEDQGRI; this comes from the exons ATGTGGAGGGAAACGCCTTGCAATTATGTCACTGTGATGGAAAGcgcggccttcaacttcagcaCCGCCT atctt ACCTCGACGGAGTTCTTTGACAGAGATGACTCGAGGGTCCCAGTTGTGATGGAGTGGGCGGTTTCACGGAATACATGTGAAGAAGCCAGAATCAACACTACATCCTATGCGTGTGTCAGCGACAATAGCTACTGTTTCATAAATGATGCGGGCTACGCCTGTAACTGCTCATTGGGATACAAGGGCAACCCTTACACCGTCGACGGGTGCACAG ATATCAATGAGTGCCTAGACAATGTTACTTACCCGTGTGCTGGAATTTGCAAAAATACACCGGGGAGTTTCACTTGTTCAGGCCCACGGGGGGACAGCATGGTTGGTGGTGTTTGCGTGAAAGATCGTCGGATGTCGATAATTTGGATAGCGCCAGTTGTTGGTACAAGTCTTTTGCTTCTGTCACTCGGTGGGCCATTCATCGTGCGTAAAATCAAACAACAGAAGGTAAACAAGATGaagcaaaaaaatttcaacCAAAATCACGGGTTACTACTGCAGCAATTAGTATCACACAACTCAGACATTGGTGAGAGAATGATAATTACCTTAAGGGAGCTGGAGAAGGCCACGAACAATTTTGATAGAGCTCGAGTGGTTGGTGGTGGAGGTCATGGAGTTGTGTTTAAAGGAATTCTAGATCTGCATGTTGTGGCGATCAAGAAATCAAAGATAGTAGTACAAAGAGAAATCGATGAGTTCATCAATGAAGTTGCAGTTCTTTCTCAAGTGAACCATAGAAATGTGGTGAGGCTTCTAGGATGTTGCCTTGAGACAGAAGTCCCGTGGCTAGTTTATGAGTTCATTTCGAATGGAACCCTTTATAATCATCTCCATGTTGAAGGACCAATATCTCTACTATGGGTTGATAGAATAAGGATTGCACTTGAAGTTGCTAGAGCTTTGTCCTATCTACATTCAGCTGCTTCTATGCCAATATTTCATAGAGATATCAAGTCATCGAATATACTTCTTGATGATAGTTTAACAGCAAAAGTATCAGACTTTGGAGCTTCAAGGTACATCCCGATTGATCAAACAGGAGTAACTACTGTTATTCAAGGAACATTGGGATATTTGGACCCTATGTATCATTACACAGGCCGACTAACAGACAAGAGTGACGTCTTCAGTTTTGGTGTTCTTCTTGTAGAATTGCTTACTAGAAAGCAACCATTCATGTACAGATCCAATGGTGGTGACAATCTTGTTTCACATTTTGAGAAGATGCTCGCAACAAACAACCTAGTGGATATAATAGATCCCCAAGTCATGAATGAAGCAGATGCAGACCTACGAGAAGTAGCCACACTTGCGGCGATATGTACCAAGTTGAGGGGAGAAGACCGGCCTACAATGAGGGAAGTGGAGATGAAACTTGAAAACTTGTCAACAAAGCAAAAACTTGTTCCAGGCATTACGACAACAAGGAGAAATGACGAGGATCAGGGGCGGATCTAG
- the LOC120713526 gene encoding serine/threonine-protein phosphatase 7 long form homolog, giving the protein MDFELYVQLSADHDDVDRPTMGSMWCLRRPSWVGVQTRKSYHDFVGQFDALVDTDVRWTPYTVADIYTRAPSGLSSLCLRDHEYWMMRKPILYDIHVEEYHMNRVMRQFGLYQQTPVPIVHSVEAHVHRWTRQGQPPGSRWADKVRPYVDSWAAALDDVVFEDRPHSDEAFADYLQWYLPRTRTRVVHVPPDTRIEAARVSETYPVVRDQNFAIAVRFSD; this is encoded by the exons ATGGACTTCGAGCTGTACGTCCAGCTGTCCGCAGACCACGACGACGTCGACAGACCTACGATGGGTTCGATGTGGTGCCTTAGGAGG CCTTCTTGGGTCGGCGTGCAGACGAGGAAGTCGTACCACGACTTCGTGGGACAGTTTGACGCACTTGTGGACACGGACGTGAGGTGGACTCCGTACACTGTAGCTGACATTTACACCCGGGCACCGAGCGGTCTTTCTTCCTTATGCCTGCGAGACCACGAGTACTGGATGATGAGGAAGCCGATCCTTTACGACATCCACGTCGAGGAGTACCACATGAACCGGgtcatgaggcagttcggtctctaccagcagaccccggtcccgattgtgcactcagtggAGGCCCACGTCCACAG GTGGACACGTCAGGGCCAGCCACCAGGCTCGCGGTGGGCCGACAAGGTCCGTCCTTACGTCGACTCTTGGGCCGCGGCCCTCGACGACGTCGTTTTCGAGGATCGGCCGCACAGCGACGAGGCGTTCGCGGACTACCTACAGTGGTACCTGCCGAGGACGCGCACACGTGTCGTGCACGTTCCACCAGATACTCGGATCGAGGCCGCAAGGGTGTCCGAGACGTACCCCGTAGTTCGAGACCAGAACTTCGCCATAGCAGTACGTTTCTCTGATTGA